Below is a genomic region from Methanomassiliicoccales archaeon.
AGCCAACAGCACCATGATTTACTACGGGGATTGCCCAAATCCAAACGCGACGAACTGCTTTGGGACATGAGGTTCCAATTGTTGTTCCAGCCCTGCGATTTCGTCATGCTGCCAAGCGAGATCGACCTGCAGACGTTCCAATTCACCCGAGGGCTGTTCCAGGACGGGCTCACAAAACAAGGGCTCATGGATTCTCTTGCAATGGTCCACCGGTGCAAACTTTTTGTGAACTGGAAGATGATCCAGACATTCGGGGAGAGCCCGAAGACCCTGGATCATGGCATTTACCAGTGAACGGTCCTTGAGCTCCAGCCAGTCGCCTGGACCTAGGTAAACGCCTTCTACTTTTCAAACTGATTTGTCATAGCGTCCTTGACCAGTTCGTGCTTTGCCGTCGTGGCCTCCAAGACCTGGTCGAATATCCGAGGGAGCTCTCGATCGAGGACCGCCAACCCCTGCTCGGTTATCCCGCCTTTTGTTGCCACCTTCAACCTCAGCTCGTCGAGCCCCACCTCACCTGAGGAAAGCGTCAGGGCCGTGCCCAGCAATGTCTCCACCACCATCCGCATAGCGGTACCACTTTCAAGATCGCCGCGCCTGGAGCCGGCTTCCGCGAAATGCTGGGCCATGGCGGTGATGAAGGCTGGAGCGCAGCTGGTGAGGTCGGCGGCGATCTCAAACTGGTCTTCCTTGACGATCTGGACCATCCCAACCCTCTCGAACATACCTTCGATGATCCTGGCTGACCGGGTGTCCACGCACCTGTTATGACAGATGAGCGTCACTCCGTGACCCGATCCCAGGGTCATGGAAGGGATGGCCTTGGTGATCATGCCCGGAAACACCTTTTCCAAATTCTTGATCTGAAGTCCACCGTTTATGGTGACGATATGCGCTTTGGGACGGAGATATGGCAGTATCTCTTCCAATGCAGATTTGACATCCCCGGTCCTCACGCAAAGGAATATTACATCCGCCTTCGCCACATCCGATGGTCGGGCGACCACATCGACCCCTGGATGGCCTTGTTTGAGGGCGTCCAGCTTTTCCTTGTTGCGATTGGTGACCACGGTCTCTTGCTCGGCCATGGCTCCATGTTCCAAAAGGCCTTTGATCAGCATACTTCCCATGTTCCCATATCCGACGAAACCATACCTCATCGGTCACCCCCATGGAACAGACCCAATTTGAAATAGTTGAGCAATTCGACCCCTGTCCGGTCCAACCGCAGATTGACCTGCCAGTTCTCAACGCCTTTATCGATCGCCCTGCCGACCGCCTTCTGCATCTCCTCCGACAGCTTCCCACTTGCATTGGGGGGTTGGAATCGAAGGGCATCGAAGATGAAGCATAGCAGCACGATGCCTCTCTTACCTTCCGAAATATGTTCGGAGATCTCGGTGAAGTGCCGCATGGTCCGTTCGAAAGAGGTAAATCCCTCGGTCGAGACATGGTCTGGATATCCTTTGACCCTGAGCATATGAAGCGGCGTCTTCACCTCAACGAGGGTATCGCCGTTGATCAGGAAATCGATCCGGGAATCACCGATCTTGACCTCCCTTTTTACGGTCTTGACCGGCCCCAGCAGCTTTCGCATCTGGTCCGAACCGATGAAGAACGAGACGAAATCGTTCGCGCGGCCCTGATCGATCCCGACCCACGACTTATCGGGCTTTTCCGGAGGGTCGAGGGAGAATGCCTCGACGGTCCCCCAAGTGGACCGTTGGGGGTCGTTGCTTTTCTCCACCAGGCATGGCACGTTCCTGAAAGA
It encodes:
- a CDS encoding DUF2299 family protein, with protein sequence SQQHHDLLRGLPKSKRDELLWDMRFQLLFQPCDFVMLPSEIDLQTFQFTRGLFQDGLTKQGLMDSLAMVHRCKLFVNWKMIQTFGESPKTLDHGIYQ
- a CDS encoding pyrroline-5-carboxylate reductase dimerization domain-containing protein — translated: MRYGFVGYGNMGSMLIKGLLEHGAMAEQETVVTNRNKEKLDALKQGHPGVDVVARPSDVAKADVIFLCVRTGDVKSALEEILPYLRPKAHIVTINGGLQIKNLEKVFPGMITKAIPSMTLGSGHGVTLICHNRCVDTRSARIIEGMFERVGMVQIVKEDQFEIAADLTSCAPAFITAMAQHFAEAGSRRGDLESGTAMRMVVETLLGTALTLSSGEVGLDELRLKVATKGGITEQGLAVLDRELPRIFDQVLEATTAKHELVKDAMTNQFEK
- a CDS encoding DNA/RNA nuclease SfsA, which encodes MGADRYRFREELVEGLITSRPNRFIMNVMLDGNDHRCHCPTTGRIGDISFRNVPCLVEKSNDPQRSTWGTVEAFSLDPPEKPDKSWVGIDQGRANDFVSFFIGSDQMRKLLGPVKTVKREVKIGDSRIDFLINGDTLVEVKTPLHMLRVKGYPDHVSTEGFTSFERTMRHFTEISEHISEGKRGIVLLCFIFDALRFQPPNASGKLSEEMQKAVGRAIDKGVENWQVNLRLDRTGVELLNYFKLGLFHGGDR